A region from the Desulfitobacterium dehalogenans ATCC 51507 genome encodes:
- the caiB gene encoding L-carnitine CoA-transferase, whose product MIMVTRAEIPHFGLLSGVKVVHNTVSIAGPFAAELYAEYGADVIWIENAKVPCMSRVATGNAWQQDRRNQRNLSIDISLPEGKEIFLKLMEDTDVFISAARGGQYEKMGLGDEVLWERNPRLVIVKISGFGQTGLPDYMNRPSYDPIAQAFGGYMAMNGFPGMPSMPTNPLTADYMSALFAFGTSVAAVMKSRETGRGESIDLAQYEVLMRTQSRYPMDFLEQGIPFVKEGSHSAYFAGYGTYSCLDEKEVYMLYLGAGVLKRGLPFMGIEFGTEKIPSSTNLLYLSSSEGQVLEEKIKAFCQSHTAEEVEKAFLANGVPCSRIMDYNDCLKDPQYVAREVFTQWKKANGEPIRGVNIFPKFKNHPAKIWRGAPNIGMDNEDILTDLGLSEEQIKELYAKGVLTQRDYINNI is encoded by the coding sequence ATGATCATGGTAACAAGAGCAGAAATCCCTCATTTTGGCCTGTTATCCGGTGTAAAAGTCGTTCACAATACCGTTTCTATTGCCGGCCCTTTTGCGGCGGAGCTCTATGCCGAATATGGGGCGGATGTCATTTGGATCGAAAATGCCAAGGTTCCCTGTATGAGCCGTGTAGCCACCGGCAATGCCTGGCAGCAGGACCGCCGCAATCAGCGGAATCTTTCTATTGATATATCCCTTCCCGAGGGAAAAGAAATATTCCTGAAGCTGATGGAAGATACGGATGTTTTTATTTCAGCAGCCAGGGGCGGGCAGTACGAAAAAATGGGCCTGGGAGATGAAGTGCTCTGGGAGCGAAATCCCCGCCTGGTTATCGTAAAGATTTCCGGTTTTGGGCAAACCGGTCTGCCGGACTATATGAACCGGCCCAGTTATGATCCCATCGCTCAGGCTTTTGGCGGCTATATGGCTATGAATGGATTTCCAGGGATGCCTTCCATGCCCACTAATCCCTTAACTGCTGATTATATGAGCGCTTTGTTCGCCTTCGGAACCTCTGTAGCGGCTGTCATGAAAAGCAGGGAAACAGGCCGGGGGGAAAGCATTGATTTAGCCCAATATGAAGTCCTGATGCGCACTCAGTCCCGATATCCCATGGATTTTCTGGAACAGGGGATTCCCTTTGTTAAAGAGGGCAGCCATAGTGCATATTTTGCCGGCTATGGGACTTATAGCTGTCTGGATGAAAAAGAAGTCTATATGCTTTATTTAGGTGCGGGAGTGCTGAAAAGAGGTCTGCCTTTTATGGGTATCGAGTTCGGTACGGAAAAAATCCCGTCCAGTACAAATCTTCTCTACCTTTCTTCCTCTGAAGGACAAGTTTTGGAGGAAAAGATTAAAGCTTTCTGTCAGTCCCATACAGCAGAGGAGGTCGAGAAAGCCTTCTTAGCCAATGGCGTGCCTTGTTCCAGAATTATGGATTACAACGATTGCCTTAAGGACCCCCAGTATGTGGCCCGGGAAGTGTTTACCCAGTGGAAGAAAGCCAATGGGGAACCTATAAGGGGAGTCAACATTTTTCCTAAATTTAAAAACCACCCTGCTAAAATCTGGCGGGGAGCTCCCAATATAGGCATGGACAACGAAGATATTCTGACGGATCTGGGGCTCTCTGAAGAGCAGATTAAAGAATTATATGCCAAAGGAGTCCTGACCCAAAGAGATTATATAAACAATATCTGA
- a CDS encoding HD-GYP domain-containing protein translates to MRQLSINRLQEGDILGRTIYTNDGRVLLGRGMSLTKSYIERLKTLGISILYIDDEESKDIVVEDVISEEHRREAMASLDNAVQAVKVGKDFDGFNVKKNIDNIIQDVLFQKDIFIGLADMRTYDNQIFAHSVNVCVLSTVLGKALGLERESLEGLAIGALFHDIGTVKLPKKLLNKREPFTPEEAELYQTHTNHGFDILRTKRELNLLSAHIAFQHHERLNGNGYPRKLEGDAVHQWAQIVGIANFYDNLVNDGPGHTRIPPHEACEILMGSAEKFFSKDLVITFLKHIAAYPTGCTVKLSTGETGIIVDQNKSLPMRPIVRVLVADDELSNVQAKEYNLVEKRTLFIESILE, encoded by the coding sequence ATGCGTCAGTTAAGTATAAACAGGCTTCAAGAAGGAGATATCCTGGGGCGAACCATCTATACCAATGACGGTCGTGTACTCCTGGGAAGAGGAATGTCTCTGACCAAGTCTTATATAGAACGTTTGAAAACCCTTGGTATCAGCATTCTCTATATTGACGACGAGGAAAGTAAGGATATCGTGGTGGAGGATGTTATCTCCGAAGAACATCGGCGTGAGGCCATGGCGTCCCTGGATAATGCCGTACAAGCTGTGAAAGTAGGAAAAGACTTTGATGGCTTTAATGTAAAAAAGAACATTGACAACATCATTCAGGATGTCCTTTTCCAAAAGGATATCTTCATCGGATTAGCGGATATGAGGACCTATGACAATCAAATTTTTGCACATTCCGTCAATGTATGTGTTCTCTCCACTGTACTGGGTAAGGCCTTAGGCCTGGAGCGGGAAAGTCTGGAAGGATTAGCCATCGGTGCCTTATTTCATGATATCGGCACCGTGAAATTGCCCAAGAAGCTGTTAAATAAGCGAGAGCCCTTTACTCCTGAGGAAGCGGAGCTTTACCAAACTCACACCAATCACGGCTTCGATATACTCAGAACAAAACGGGAACTGAATTTATTGAGCGCCCATATTGCCTTCCAGCACCATGAGCGTCTCAATGGCAACGGCTATCCCCGTAAACTGGAGGGAGATGCCGTTCATCAGTGGGCACAGATTGTAGGCATTGCTAACTTCTATGATAATTTAGTGAATGACGGCCCAGGACATACCCGCATCCCGCCCCATGAAGCCTGTGAAATTCTTATGGGTAGCGCAGAGAAATTTTTCTCTAAGGATCTGGTGATCACGTTTCTTAAACATATTGCCGCATATCCCACGGGCTGTACCGTTAAACTGAGTACCGGAGAAACAGGTATCATCGTCGATCAAAATAAGAGTCTGCCCATGCGCCCCATCGTCAGGGTTTTAGTCGCCGACGACGAGCTTTCCAATGTCCAAGCGAAAGAATACAATCTCGTGGAGAAGCGCACTCTTTTTATCGAGTCCATTCTGGAGTAA
- a CDS encoding 4Fe-4S dicluster domain-containing protein, producing MRLGMVIDSDKCIGCRTCTVACKSHNAQPPGTWWNRVFTLGSSYHQSAVGEEGNLQMNFLPVSCQMCDNAPCEKVCPVGATYTDERGVVLVDFERCIGCRYCIAACPYNVRQFNWEDPKEAKERAGYKEDYEYGYPVDVRDKDRRLVYTPNRPVGVVEKCTFCFQYTSQGEEPACVQSCPSRARIYGDLDDPDSEVSRLIRERQAFRLREDLGTQPKVYYLSASKLNR from the coding sequence ATGAGATTGGGAATGGTCATTGATAGTGATAAATGCATCGGATGTCGTACCTGTACAGTTGCCTGTAAGTCCCATAATGCCCAGCCCCCCGGAACTTGGTGGAATCGGGTCTTTACTCTCGGGAGTTCCTATCATCAAAGCGCTGTCGGTGAAGAGGGGAATCTGCAAATGAACTTCCTGCCGGTGTCCTGTCAGATGTGTGACAATGCGCCCTGTGAAAAGGTCTGCCCTGTAGGAGCTACTTATACGGATGAACGGGGAGTCGTTTTGGTTGATTTTGAACGGTGCATCGGCTGTCGGTATTGCATTGCTGCCTGTCCCTATAATGTTCGGCAATTTAATTGGGAAGATCCGAAAGAAGCCAAGGAGCGGGCTGGATATAAAGAGGACTATGAATATGGCTATCCAGTTGATGTAAGGGACAAGGATAGAAGGTTAGTGTATACGCCCAACCGTCCGGTAGGGGTTGTGGAGAAATGTACCTTCTGTTTCCAATACACCTCCCAAGGGGAAGAGCCGGCTTGTGTTCAATCTTGTCCTTCCAGGGCGCGGATCTATGGCGATCTGGATGATCCGGACTCGGAAGTAAGCCGCTTAATCCGAGAACGTCAAGCCTTTCGTCTCAGGGAGGATTTAGGGACCCAACCTAAAGTTTATTATCTGTCCGCCAGCAAGCTCAACCGGTAG
- a CDS encoding TIGR03084 family metal-binding protein, protein MKAILSDLLAEQSLVDTLVSDLSEEQWLKPLPVEMWNIKDAIIHIAFFDYAANKLMSGEAEDLVKLADAESGQDQYVRATSFHHLTGAEVLSWWREERTRMAASFYEKNPKDRIPWAPGLPMSAKSLASARLMELWAHSVDIYDALGLEPVVRERITSTLFLSWQARPNAYRINDLEMPATPIYLELILPSGEIWAKGEPSAENRIKGSAKDWALVAIRRRNWMDTDLEVVGEEARRYASIVQTYAGWADPAPAAKRQR, encoded by the coding sequence ATGAAGGCAATTCTTAGTGATTTATTAGCGGAACAATCCCTGGTGGATACCTTGGTGTCTGACTTAAGTGAGGAACAGTGGCTGAAACCCCTGCCCGTAGAAATGTGGAATATTAAAGATGCCATTATTCATATTGCATTCTTTGATTATGCAGCCAACAAGCTGATGAGCGGTGAAGCGGAAGACCTGGTGAAGCTGGCCGATGCTGAGTCAGGTCAGGATCAATATGTCAGAGCGACAAGCTTTCATCACCTGACCGGAGCTGAAGTCCTAAGCTGGTGGCGGGAAGAACGTACACGGATGGCAGCTTCTTTTTATGAGAAAAACCCCAAAGACAGGATACCCTGGGCCCCAGGGCTGCCTATGTCGGCCAAGTCACTGGCATCTGCCCGCTTAATGGAGCTGTGGGCTCACTCTGTGGATATCTATGACGCTTTGGGACTGGAGCCGGTGGTTCGGGAGCGGATTACCAGTACCCTGTTCTTATCCTGGCAAGCCAGACCTAATGCCTATCGGATCAATGATTTGGAAATGCCCGCTACTCCCATTTATCTGGAGCTTATCCTTCCCTCCGGGGAGATCTGGGCCAAAGGAGAGCCAAGCGCAGAAAACAGGATTAAGGGCAGTGCCAAAGACTGGGCTCTCGTGGCCATTCGCCGCCGGAACTGGATGGACACGGATTTGGAAGTCGTGGGAGAAGAAGCCCGGCGCTATGCTTCGATCGTTCAGACTTATGCAGGATGGGCCGACCCGGCACCGGCAGCAAAACGACAAAGGTAA
- the nrfD gene encoding NrfD/PsrC family molybdoenzyme membrane anchor subunit, with protein MAQNNVVTTRTVPAAGKPFNGMLVLAVILLLIGLSAWGFQFKEGLIVTNMRNSFSWGLYIATFAFFVGIAAGGLIVSSSVYLFNLENLKPLTRIASLSAFACTLGAGAMILPDMGRIDRIYNILLHPNVNSPLVWDMVVISAYMVVTFLSVYVQLLPDWKREGHGFFKGWTKNYSQEEIERFSQKWSKRVAIIGLPFAVLIHTVTALIFATQASRGWWNTAILPPDFIAVAVASGTALVLLISLIYVGKEGFTEYQDAFKTLALIVAGALLVHFFFVAVDLLIHGWWGGTEGHELFALLFGQYGMIYGIELLLPAFTMLFFFTQKGKSTRQTLILGCVLLFIGVFAHRMMLMFPSFNAIPLSFTIHGTGIEAWAYPVAIGEYQEGISSFTSSWPYFPTGIEMALGLFPFGVVLFVVSLAFRLYSFLPSSPKK; from the coding sequence TTGGCACAGAATAATGTGGTGACCACTCGAACGGTGCCTGCTGCCGGCAAACCCTTCAATGGGATGCTTGTGCTGGCGGTAATCCTATTGCTGATAGGCTTGAGCGCCTGGGGATTTCAATTCAAGGAAGGTCTTATTGTCACCAATATGCGTAATTCCTTCAGCTGGGGACTCTATATTGCCACCTTTGCCTTTTTTGTAGGCATCGCTGCAGGTGGGTTGATCGTATCCTCCTCTGTCTATCTTTTTAACCTGGAGAACCTAAAACCCCTGACGAGGATTGCTTCCTTGTCGGCCTTTGCCTGTACCCTGGGAGCAGGGGCTATGATTCTGCCCGATATGGGTCGCATCGACCGGATCTATAATATACTCCTCCACCCCAATGTGAACTCTCCTCTTGTTTGGGATATGGTTGTTATCAGTGCTTACATGGTCGTAACCTTCTTAAGTGTGTATGTCCAGCTTCTTCCCGATTGGAAAAGGGAGGGACATGGTTTTTTTAAGGGTTGGACCAAGAACTATTCCCAAGAGGAGATAGAACGTTTCTCCCAAAAGTGGTCGAAGCGTGTGGCGATCATTGGCTTGCCCTTTGCCGTACTGATTCACACGGTCACTGCTTTGATCTTTGCCACCCAAGCCTCCCGGGGCTGGTGGAACACGGCGATACTACCCCCGGACTTTATTGCGGTAGCGGTGGCTTCGGGAACGGCCCTAGTGCTTTTAATTTCCCTCATTTATGTAGGGAAAGAAGGGTTTACTGAATATCAGGATGCCTTTAAGACGTTAGCCCTCATAGTAGCCGGTGCACTCCTGGTTCATTTTTTCTTCGTGGCTGTAGATCTGCTGATTCATGGCTGGTGGGGAGGGACCGAAGGTCATGAACTTTTCGCCCTTCTCTTTGGCCAATATGGGATGATCTACGGCATAGAGCTTCTTTTGCCGGCCTTTACCATGCTGTTTTTCTTTACCCAAAAGGGCAAAAGTACACGGCAAACCCTAATTCTTGGTTGTGTGCTGCTTTTTATAGGGGTTTTTGCCCACCGTATGATGCTGATGTTCCCGTCGTTTAATGCCATACCGTTAAGCTTCACTATTCATGGTACCGGTATCGAGGCCTGGGCATATCCTGTAGCCATCGGTGAATATCAAGAAGGAATATCGTCCTTTACCAGTTCCTGGCCCTATTTTCCCACGGGGATCGAAATGGCTTTAGGACTCTTTCCTTTTGGCGTGGTTCTGTTTGTCGTTTCTTTAGCCTTTCGATTGTATTCCTTCTTGCCCAGCTCTCCGAAGAAATAA
- a CDS encoding FAD-dependent oxidoreductase → MSEDKFDAIVVGGGIAGTVAAYLLAKEGLEVILVERGNYAGSKNMTGGRIYSHSLEKIMPYFAREAPVERKITREKISLMTEESNVTLDFYSSLLGVQGSDSYSVLRGVFDQWLAEKAEEAGVQIIPGIRVDDLILREGKVCGVVAGEDELEADITILADGVNSLLAQKLGFRGELATHHVAVGAKEIIELPSRVIEERFNCNGNEGTAWLFAGSPSDGRVGGGFLYTNKSSISLGVVTTLSDVIKGNKTVPQMLEDFKQHPSIQPLIKDGKMIEYSGHLVPEAGLAMIPKIVGNGVLVVGDAAGFCINLGYMVRGMDFAVASAECAAKAVLKAKEAQDFSEGYLQCYQGLLDQSFVMQDLKHYKDFPHFLEDTPRIFNGYPKMATDLLADLFVVKGEPAQPLRKTIMQHVSKIGLLNLAKDGWKGVRSL, encoded by the coding sequence ATGTCAGAGGATAAATTCGATGCAATAGTCGTCGGAGGCGGGATCGCCGGAACAGTAGCTGCTTATTTGCTGGCTAAGGAAGGATTGGAAGTCATCCTTGTAGAACGGGGCAATTATGCGGGCAGCAAAAATATGACAGGGGGGCGGATCTATAGCCATAGCCTGGAAAAGATCATGCCGTATTTTGCCCGGGAAGCTCCCGTCGAACGCAAAATTACCAGAGAAAAAATCAGCTTAATGACCGAAGAAAGCAATGTTACTCTGGATTTCTATTCTTCCCTGCTGGGAGTGCAGGGCAGCGATTCTTATTCCGTTTTGAGAGGGGTCTTTGACCAGTGGCTGGCCGAAAAAGCTGAAGAAGCCGGTGTCCAAATTATACCGGGTATCCGGGTCGATGATTTAATCCTTCGTGAGGGGAAAGTCTGCGGTGTGGTTGCAGGGGAAGATGAACTGGAGGCTGATATCACAATTCTCGCCGATGGTGTCAATTCTCTCTTGGCTCAGAAATTAGGATTCCGGGGAGAGTTAGCGACGCACCATGTCGCCGTGGGAGCGAAAGAAATTATTGAATTACCGTCTCGGGTCATTGAAGAGCGTTTTAACTGCAACGGCAATGAAGGAACGGCCTGGTTGTTTGCCGGGTCCCCCTCTGACGGGCGTGTGGGCGGTGGATTCCTGTATACGAATAAATCGAGCATTTCCCTGGGAGTAGTCACGACGTTAAGCGACGTGATCAAGGGAAACAAAACAGTACCGCAAATGTTGGAGGATTTTAAACAACACCCGTCTATCCAACCGCTCATTAAGGATGGAAAGATGATCGAGTATTCCGGTCATCTTGTACCGGAAGCCGGTTTAGCCATGATCCCAAAGATTGTTGGGAATGGAGTTTTAGTCGTCGGAGATGCGGCAGGATTCTGCATCAATTTAGGTTATATGGTACGCGGGATGGACTTTGCCGTGGCATCGGCTGAATGTGCAGCGAAAGCTGTCCTTAAGGCCAAAGAAGCCCAAGATTTCAGTGAGGGATACCTTCAATGTTACCAAGGCTTATTGGATCAAAGCTTTGTCATGCAGGACTTAAAACACTATAAGGATTTCCCCCATTTCTTGGAGGACACTCCGAGAATCTTCAATGGATATCCGAAAATGGCCACCGATTTGTTGGCGGATCTGTTTGTGGTCAAAGGAGAACCGGCACAGCCTCTAAGAAAAACCATTATGCAGCATGTGAGCAAGATAGGACTGCTAAACCTTGCCAAAGACGGCTGGAAGGGGGTGCGTTCGCTATGA
- a CDS encoding class I adenylate-forming enzyme family protein: MYPMNVGNFLTLNSARYPDKIALVCKDERLTYQELNCRVNALAHAFLDLGIGKGDKIGYLFPNSIEIVELFFAIAKIGAIAVPLNHRLVSREIKCLLDSVECDVFVYSRLYDGPVSEVKGSFRTVKHIIRLGEPAPGEYSFEKLLEYGNTSEPDIAVDRRDLFRIQFTGGTTGRSKGVMRTHEADLFQTIGVMTSNKMGASSDEVVLTQSPLHHQGGITWMLCVMATGAQFVICDGFDPVEILRQIQKERVTYMLLLPPSTYLRLIDAPAFGDYDVSSVKVVHTSAGGTSPAIVQKMVEAFPNCEVYYGWGQTETGAGTVHRITREMALHHPEKTQSVGRPMPFFQLRIVDEAGKDVPQGEVGEGIAKGPAIFSGYYKQPELTDETIADGWTRTGDMMRQDEEGLYYMVDRKKDMIKTGGENVFAQEVEAVIRKHPAVLDCSVIGVPDKTFGEAVMAVIKLRAGYTAAAEDIQEHCKRDLSSYKKPRYVEFLDEFPVDSAGKIQKFRLRKKYRGIYGHLIES, translated from the coding sequence ATGTATCCGATGAACGTAGGGAACTTTCTGACCCTGAATTCAGCCAGATACCCTGACAAAATTGCCCTTGTCTGCAAGGACGAGCGCTTAACGTATCAAGAATTGAATTGCAGGGTAAACGCCCTGGCTCATGCATTCCTGGATCTCGGCATTGGCAAGGGGGATAAGATCGGCTATCTTTTTCCGAACTCCATCGAAATTGTCGAGTTATTCTTTGCCATTGCCAAGATCGGTGCCATTGCCGTGCCCCTCAATCATCGGCTGGTATCCAGAGAAATAAAATGCCTGCTGGACTCAGTGGAATGTGATGTTTTTGTCTACAGCCGGTTGTATGATGGGCCGGTAAGTGAAGTAAAGGGCAGCTTCAGGACGGTAAAGCATATTATTCGCCTGGGAGAGCCCGCCCCTGGTGAATATTCCTTCGAGAAACTGCTGGAGTATGGCAATACCAGTGAACCGGATATTGCTGTTGACCGCCGGGATTTATTCCGAATTCAGTTCACCGGAGGGACCACAGGGCGTTCCAAAGGAGTTATGCGCACCCACGAGGCTGACCTCTTCCAGACGATTGGGGTCATGACCTCCAATAAAATGGGAGCCAGCTCGGATGAGGTGGTGCTGACCCAGTCCCCCTTGCATCATCAGGGCGGGATAACCTGGATGCTTTGTGTTATGGCTACCGGTGCGCAATTTGTTATTTGCGACGGATTTGATCCGGTAGAGATCCTGAGGCAGATTCAGAAAGAACGGGTAACCTATATGCTGCTGTTGCCGCCGAGCACCTATCTGCGCTTAATCGATGCACCGGCTTTTGGAGACTATGATGTGAGCTCGGTCAAAGTCGTGCATACTTCCGCAGGAGGTACCTCTCCTGCCATTGTACAGAAGATGGTTGAGGCCTTTCCCAACTGTGAAGTGTATTACGGCTGGGGGCAAACCGAGACGGGAGCAGGGACTGTTCACCGGATCACCAGGGAAATGGCTTTGCATCACCCGGAGAAGACCCAAAGCGTAGGAAGACCGATGCCCTTTTTCCAACTGAGAATTGTGGATGAGGCAGGAAAAGATGTTCCCCAAGGTGAGGTGGGAGAAGGGATTGCCAAAGGACCGGCTATCTTTTCAGGCTACTACAAGCAACCGGAGTTAACGGACGAGACCATCGCTGATGGCTGGACACGTACCGGGGATATGATGAGGCAGGATGAGGAAGGCCTCTATTATATGGTGGATCGGAAAAAAGACATGATAAAAACCGGGGGCGAGAATGTTTTCGCCCAGGAAGTGGAAGCCGTCATTCGCAAACACCCCGCGGTTTTGGATTGCTCGGTGATTGGGGTGCCTGACAAAACCTTTGGGGAGGCCGTCATGGCCGTCATCAAACTCAGGGCGGGATACACCGCAGCGGCGGAAGACATTCAGGAACACTGCAAAAGGGATTTATCCAGCTATAAAAAGCCGCGCTATGTGGAGTTTCTCGATGAGTTTCCCGTGGATAGTGCCGGCAAGATTCAGAAATTCAGACTCAGAAAAAAATACCGGGGAATCTACGGACATCTTATTGAATCCTGA
- a CDS encoding molybdopterin-dependent oxidoreductase: MEKGKARLSRRQFLKGTAATGVLVGTMGAVGIARKAAAGEVVSGEGENAPDLKTIRTTCSPNCTGACGMNAIVENNQIKAIIQAADYPDEDYNPRGCLKGLSMMNLVYGPDRLQTPLIQKGQPGVDELQQATWEEALDYTAQRLKGIAEKYGPESIGVAFQVGGTSYVHKGAVSRLATLAGWNIHHAYDQNGDLPMFWPMTFGVQSEELEPKEWLNSKYMAIFGSNILATRLPDAHFLVEARNRGTKVVVFDPSYSPTAAKADEWIPIQGSSDAAVALGICKVILDEGLYDESFIKTFTDLPLLVRTDNGKRLKADEVEGLTKPTDTPAYREVYVAFNGGLLAVHPEKLDLPQDLILEGEAEVPLKSGEKVNVKTVFQLLREQLHDYTPEAVEKESGMGPDTLVRIAREMATAKPLHIVYGASNYQWYHGDLKGRALALINVLTGNIGQPGAGISTYAGQYRIRLKVGEWWVPEGRKQNWLPFLYVLNGPTSRMKAAYPEHGIKALIFGWGNPFDQHNMANILRERVQSGELEFVATMDFQMTTSCEYSHVVLPGVTWYEKMDLVATPVHPYLQLQQPAIPPVYEGKPELWIIRELAKRLNPEFENYFYPGLEPDQAAEEAIKLMLRTGGPAVAGISLEQLKQGPVRLKSQVPGDRQIPFYEQVHSKLPFPPQSLPAKLEQTAQFVKSGRIEFYKDEDIFLESGEQLPVHKPPFVESEYALHPEAREKYTFNFVTRNAIYRVHSTHSNNIWMNELQEGKARVWLNPTDADEKGIREGDEVELYNARGILKAYAVLDPGVGRKVAMFEQGWWSRYLKETSYNSLTYPFIKPTHEAYFVPGMWAPNTAWNECLCDVKKGGES, from the coding sequence GTGGAAAAAGGCAAGGCTAGACTCTCGCGACGCCAATTTCTAAAAGGTACAGCAGCAACAGGAGTATTGGTAGGCACCATGGGAGCTGTTGGAATTGCCCGGAAGGCTGCCGCCGGGGAGGTTGTCTCTGGAGAGGGAGAAAATGCTCCTGATCTCAAAACCATTCGGACCACTTGTTCCCCCAACTGTACCGGGGCTTGCGGAATGAATGCTATTGTAGAAAATAACCAAATCAAGGCTATCATCCAAGCCGCAGATTATCCGGATGAGGATTATAATCCTCGGGGATGCCTGAAAGGTCTATCCATGATGAATCTGGTTTATGGTCCGGACCGCTTGCAAACTCCTTTAATTCAAAAAGGACAACCTGGTGTGGATGAGTTGCAGCAGGCTACATGGGAAGAGGCCCTTGATTATACAGCCCAGAGACTCAAGGGAATCGCTGAAAAGTACGGTCCCGAATCCATTGGAGTCGCTTTCCAAGTCGGCGGGACAAGTTATGTCCACAAGGGAGCCGTATCACGGCTGGCCACCTTAGCAGGATGGAATATTCATCATGCCTATGACCAAAATGGAGATCTTCCCATGTTCTGGCCCATGACCTTCGGTGTTCAATCTGAGGAGCTTGAACCGAAAGAATGGCTGAACTCAAAATATATGGCTATCTTTGGTTCTAATATTCTAGCGACTCGTCTTCCGGACGCCCATTTCCTGGTGGAGGCGAGAAACCGGGGAACGAAGGTGGTTGTCTTCGACCCCAGTTATAGTCCCACGGCCGCCAAAGCCGATGAGTGGATTCCCATCCAGGGGAGTAGTGATGCCGCGGTAGCCTTAGGCATATGCAAAGTCATTCTCGATGAGGGGCTTTATGATGAAAGCTTTATAAAAACCTTCACCGATCTGCCTCTCTTGGTGCGTACAGATAATGGAAAACGACTTAAGGCAGATGAAGTAGAAGGCCTGACGAAACCAACAGATACACCAGCCTACCGGGAGGTCTATGTAGCCTTTAATGGAGGTCTTTTGGCAGTTCATCCGGAGAAGCTGGATCTGCCTCAAGATCTTATTCTGGAAGGAGAAGCGGAGGTCCCGCTTAAGAGCGGAGAGAAGGTCAATGTTAAAACTGTTTTCCAGCTTCTTAGGGAACAACTGCATGACTATACCCCGGAAGCCGTGGAAAAAGAATCGGGAATGGGGCCGGATACCCTTGTCCGTATAGCCAGAGAAATGGCCACTGCCAAACCCCTTCATATCGTCTACGGGGCCAGTAATTATCAATGGTATCATGGGGATCTTAAGGGACGGGCCTTGGCTCTAATCAATGTCCTAACGGGGAATATCGGGCAACCGGGTGCAGGGATTTCAACCTATGCCGGGCAATATCGAATCCGCTTAAAAGTAGGTGAATGGTGGGTTCCGGAAGGACGCAAGCAAAACTGGCTGCCCTTCCTCTATGTCCTTAATGGGCCTACATCCCGTATGAAAGCCGCCTACCCAGAACATGGAATCAAGGCCTTGATTTTCGGCTGGGGGAACCCCTTTGATCAACACAATATGGCTAATATTCTTCGCGAACGGGTCCAATCCGGAGAACTGGAATTCGTGGCAACGATGGACTTCCAAATGACCACAAGCTGTGAGTACAGTCATGTGGTTCTTCCAGGAGTCACTTGGTACGAAAAAATGGATCTGGTAGCAACTCCTGTCCATCCTTACCTCCAGCTGCAGCAGCCGGCCATCCCTCCTGTTTATGAGGGGAAACCCGAGCTCTGGATTATAAGAGAATTAGCAAAACGTTTGAACCCCGAATTTGAGAACTATTTTTACCCTGGACTGGAACCGGATCAGGCAGCCGAAGAGGCGATCAAACTCATGCTCCGCACCGGCGGGCCGGCGGTGGCGGGGATTAGCCTGGAACAGCTCAAGCAGGGACCGGTACGCTTAAAATCACAAGTTCCCGGCGATCGGCAGATTCCCTTTTATGAGCAAGTTCATTCAAAACTGCCTTTTCCACCTCAAAGTCTCCCCGCTAAGTTGGAGCAAACGGCTCAATTCGTCAAAAGCGGGCGGATTGAATTCTACAAAGATGAGGACATTTTCCTGGAATCGGGAGAACAACTGCCGGTCCATAAGCCGCCCTTTGTAGAAAGTGAATACGCTCTGCACCCGGAGGCCCGTGAGAAATATACCTTCAACTTTGTTACTCGTAACGCTATCTACCGGGTGCATTCCACCCATTCCAATAATATCTGGATGAACGAGCTGCAGGAAGGCAAAGCCAGGGTTTGGCTCAATCCAACGGATGCTGATGAAAAAGGAATTCGGGAAGGGGATGAAGTGGAGCTCTATAATGCCCGGGGAATTCTCAAAGCCTATGCTGTTCTTGATCCCGGAGTGGGGCGGAAAGTCGCCATGTTTGAACAGGGCTGGTGGAGCCGTTATCTTAAAGAGACTTCCTATAACAGCTTAACCTATCCCTTTATTAAGCCCACCCATGAAGCCTATTTTGTACCGGGGATGTGGGCCCCCAATACCGCATGGAATGAATGCCTCTGTGATGTTAAAAAGGGTGGTGAATCTTAA
- a CDS encoding 4Fe-4S dicluster domain-containing protein — MSQVNVDQKLGVNKFHVDEENAHIVIKEGNIDRAEYRKLVLACPAGLYTINESGNIQFDYAGCLECGTCRVLCGKTLLEKWEFPLGTLGVEFRYG, encoded by the coding sequence ATGAGTCAGGTTAACGTCGATCAGAAGCTTGGGGTCAATAAGTTCCATGTGGATGAAGAGAACGCCCATATTGTCATAAAAGAGGGGAATATCGACCGGGCGGAATATCGCAAATTGGTCCTGGCCTGCCCTGCAGGACTATATACAATCAATGAAAGCGGCAATATTCAGTTCGACTACGCCGGGTGTCTGGAATGCGGCACCTGCCGGGTGCTTTGCGGTAAAACCCTCCTCGAAAAGTGGGAGTTTCCGCTGGGGACCTTAGGTGTGGAATTTAGATATGGATAA